A stretch of the Aphis gossypii isolate Hap1 chromosome 2, ASM2018417v2, whole genome shotgun sequence genome encodes the following:
- the LOC114119100 gene encoding uncharacterized protein LOC114119100: MNRLIFFAAALSLVFTIVNTQSVSDSDADSEILEESTTENPTEYIEDFSKMDLTSNDSESVKSREDEMANEIAYMITFITKSFGDMSKIIEDMKSLSSSTNIDEASIKNFVDNLINYVEDTEIMKQQINRVVEVRDQFQGAIVKNMNLLAVNAEEAEKMEKELRKQMKLRLPNIPTPQNMELPSMQNFLQN; encoded by the coding sequence TCGCTGCTGCACTCTCATTAGTTTTCACTATCGTCAATACACAAAGCGTGTCAGACTCCGATGCCGATTCCGAAATTTTGGAAGAGTCTACCACCGAAAATCCCACGGAGTACATTGAAGATTTCTCTAAGATGGATTTAACCAGCAATGACAGTGAATCAGTCAAATCACGGGAAGATGAAATGGCCAACGAAATAGCCTAtatgataacatttataacaaagTCCTTTGGAGATAtgtcaaaaattatagaaGACATGAAAAGTCTAAGTAGCAGTACGAACATCGACGAAGCttccataaaaaattttgtagataatttaataaattatgtagagGACACTGAAATCATGAAGCAGCAAATCAATCGTGTGGTAGAAGTTAGAGATCAATTTCAAGGCgcgattgtaaaaaatatgaacttatTGGCAGTTAATGCGGAAGAAGCAGAAAAAATGGAAAAGGAACTACGTAAACAGATGAAACTCCGATTACCTAATATCCCAACTCCACAAAACATGGAGCTTCCAAGTATGCAAAATTTTctccaaaattaa